The Fervidicoccaceae archaeon genome contains a region encoding:
- a CDS encoding radical SAM protein has product MLDRGRLRVCRLLRRIPALEFYRVDDPGAHLDLVKSSIGRTVGVYVHVPFCRYTCAFCPYNRYVLRDRGEIEKYFRALMREVSVYGELVEGAGLTVAEMHVGGGTPSLVPPRLYGELLRHLSQFFEVKCGLGIEVNPEDFRRYEDVEEFYSAGVDEVSIGVQSFDERILKSLGRKHLPEDGVNAIENSLEAGFKWVNVDLMFLAPSIDGRVELALGEKVRAFREDLEKSHELGVHQITFYPTIIPRYSPGYRLVELGRVRQEIDSIDRFVDEAIGFAEDRRLHIVRVYSVSIKPYEYATVNLEMVGPLLGFGAGAWSNTGLYQYVNTHSVSHYIGAAERGAPPAIYSRSMSPSSRAWRLFFDQLAAAKVSEEAFRSIGLRGVPLKMRLLLKVMELEGLVRRAGDAYRLTRRGIREMYRALTNYIIEVPVKATGTFIQVSRSGDRPEVIKLS; this is encoded by the coding sequence GTGCTGGATAGGGGGAGGCTGAGGGTATGTAGGCTGCTGAGGCGCATTCCCGCTCTAGAATTCTACAGAGTGGACGACCCGGGCGCGCACCTGGACCTCGTGAAAAGCTCTATCGGCAGAACCGTAGGCGTCTACGTCCACGTCCCCTTCTGTAGGTACACGTGCGCGTTTTGCCCGTACAATCGATACGTGTTGAGGGATAGAGGTGAGATTGAGAAGTACTTTAGAGCGTTGATGAGGGAGGTGAGCGTCTACGGCGAGCTCGTGGAGGGGGCGGGCCTGACCGTCGCGGAGATGCACGTGGGCGGCGGAACGCCGAGCCTCGTCCCCCCGAGACTGTACGGGGAGCTCCTGCGTCACCTGTCTCAGTTCTTCGAGGTCAAGTGCGGTCTCGGCATCGAGGTCAACCCCGAGGACTTCAGGCGCTACGAAGACGTGGAGGAGTTCTACTCGGCGGGCGTCGACGAGGTGAGCATAGGCGTTCAAAGCTTCGACGAGAGGATACTGAAGTCCTTGGGCAGAAAGCACCTGCCGGAGGACGGCGTTAACGCTATCGAGAACTCCCTCGAGGCGGGCTTTAAGTGGGTTAACGTGGACCTGATGTTTCTCGCCCCGAGCATCGACGGCCGCGTGGAGCTCGCTTTGGGGGAGAAGGTGAGGGCCTTCAGAGAGGACCTGGAGAAGAGCCACGAGCTGGGGGTTCACCAGATAACGTTCTACCCGACGATAATACCGAGGTACTCCCCGGGGTACAGGCTCGTCGAGCTCGGGAGGGTGCGTCAGGAGATAGACTCTATCGACAGATTCGTCGATGAGGCGATAGGCTTCGCCGAGGACCGCCGTCTGCACATCGTCAGGGTCTATTCCGTCTCCATCAAGCCCTACGAGTACGCGACGGTAAACCTGGAGATGGTGGGTCCTCTGCTCGGCTTCGGGGCGGGCGCGTGGAGCAACACCGGTCTCTACCAGTACGTCAACACTCACAGCGTGTCCCATTACATCGGTGCGGCCGAGAGGGGCGCGCCGCCGGCCATATACTCGCGAAGCATGAGCCCGTCCTCGAGAGCGTGGAGGCTGTTCTTCGATCAGCTCGCGGCGGCTAAGGTGAGCGAAGAGGCGTTCAGGTCCATAGGTCTAAGGGGCGTGCCGCTTAAGATGAGGCTCCTCCTAAAGGTCATGGAGTTAGAGGGCCTCGTTAGGAGGGCCGGAGACGCCTACAGGCTGACCAGGCGCGGCATCAGAGAGATGTACAGGGCTCTCACAAACTACATCATCGAGGTGCCCGTTAAAGCCACGGGGACGTTCATTCAGGTATCGAGATCGGGAGACCGCCCGGAGGTAATCAAATTGAGCTGA
- a CDS encoding biotin/lipoate A/B protein ligase family protein translates to MLDLIVAEWPRDPFFNLAFEEAVYRVGPRGGASGVLRLWRNERAVVVGRLQCAPLEVDALQCAALGVKVVRRFTGGGAVYHDLGNLNYALTIDRRRHGVEDARSAFELVGRAVAEALSGLGVEGASYRPLNDVEAGGLKISGMAASISAGRVFVHGAMLVSSDIEVLWRVLKISPEKLSDKSFVPSRPRRVTTVERELGRRVDPLEVGRAVAESLAEALGAELSEPRGPDELELGAARELYERRYSRLEWNLWCLEKVRGLLSPEEVEALRLVASPEAVGRGERDLR, encoded by the coding sequence ATGCTCGACTTAATCGTCGCCGAGTGGCCTCGAGACCCCTTCTTTAACTTAGCCTTCGAGGAGGCGGTCTACCGCGTCGGCCCTCGCGGGGGGGCCTCGGGGGTCCTGAGGCTCTGGAGGAACGAGAGGGCTGTGGTCGTGGGAAGGCTCCAGTGCGCGCCCCTCGAGGTCGACGCGCTCCAGTGCGCGGCCCTCGGCGTCAAAGTCGTGAGGAGGTTCACGGGGGGAGGAGCGGTCTACCACGACCTCGGCAATCTGAACTACGCCTTGACGATCGATAGGAGGAGGCACGGCGTCGAGGACGCTCGCTCGGCCTTCGAGCTCGTGGGGAGGGCGGTGGCCGAGGCCCTCTCGGGGCTCGGAGTCGAGGGCGCCTCCTACAGGCCCCTCAACGACGTCGAGGCCGGAGGTCTGAAGATATCCGGCATGGCGGCCTCGATCTCGGCCGGCAGGGTCTTCGTGCACGGCGCGATGCTCGTCTCGAGCGACATAGAAGTCCTGTGGAGGGTGTTGAAGATCTCGCCGGAGAAGCTATCAGATAAGAGCTTCGTGCCGAGCAGGCCCAGGAGGGTTACGACGGTCGAGAGAGAACTGGGGAGGAGGGTCGATCCGCTGGAGGTGGGGAGGGCGGTGGCCGAGAGCCTCGCCGAGGCCCTGGGGGCCGAGCTCAGCGAGCCGCGCGGCCCCGACGAGCTCGAGCTCGGCGCGGCCCGAGAGCTCTACGAGCGAAGGTATTCCAGGCTCGAGTGGAACCTCTGGTGCCTCGAGAAAGTCCGCGGCCTCCTCTCGCCCGAGGAGGTCGAGGCCCTGAGGCTCGTCGCTTCGCCGGAGGCGGTGGGCCGTGGGGAGCGCGATCTGCGGTGA
- a CDS encoding 7-cyano-7-deazaguanine synthase — protein sequence MSSSSECLAVSAVSGGPDSVCSMVYWLSRGCDVAPLFFDYGQKAAKRELEALRRIVERLREIAGERKWGRVEEPTVLDLKPLGRLWVGSQLTDESVEVTEEYDVTVVVPIRNVIMAAVAAARAYALLSARRLERVLVILGSQRDDVRPREDTWEPRYPDCSPECLLALEASLKICHFRGERRIELWAPSAAGIGKSELLRSCYELIGDLIYETWSCYRGLEKHCGSCESCANRRRALREAGLPDKTEYMS from the coding sequence TTGAGCTCCTCGAGCGAATGCCTCGCCGTCTCCGCGGTCAGCGGCGGGCCGGATAGCGTATGCTCGATGGTCTATTGGCTCAGCAGAGGGTGCGACGTTGCCCCCCTCTTCTTCGACTACGGCCAGAAGGCCGCGAAACGCGAGCTGGAGGCTCTGCGGAGGATCGTGGAGAGGCTGAGGGAGATCGCCGGCGAGAGGAAGTGGGGGCGCGTGGAGGAGCCAACGGTCCTCGACCTGAAGCCGCTGGGGAGGCTCTGGGTCGGCTCTCAGCTCACGGACGAGAGCGTCGAAGTGACCGAGGAGTACGACGTGACCGTCGTGGTCCCGATAAGGAACGTGATCATGGCGGCGGTCGCCGCGGCCCGCGCCTACGCGCTCCTGAGCGCGAGGAGGCTCGAGCGAGTGCTGGTGATCCTGGGCAGCCAACGCGATGACGTCAGGCCGAGGGAGGACACGTGGGAGCCCAGATATCCCGACTGCTCGCCCGAGTGCCTCCTCGCCCTGGAGGCCTCTCTCAAGATATGCCACTTCAGGGGCGAGAGGAGAATAGAGCTGTGGGCCCCGAGCGCGGCCGGCATCGGGAAGAGCGAGCTCCTGAGGTCGTGCTACGAGCTGATCGGGGATCTGATCTACGAGACCTGGAGCTGTTATCGAGGGCTCGAGAAGCACTGCGGCTCGTGCGAGAGCTGCGCGAACAGGAGGAGAGCTCTGCGAGAGGCCGGTTTGCCCGATAAGACCGAGTACATGAGTTGA
- a CDS encoding YkgJ family cysteine cluster protein, whose product MSSASVRGESPDEERNGAGGALGLDDLNRAAKLGLRGDPRELRRVLERLERYEFLPQIKFAAYALVAQFYMNTSPSTPSECEACGARCCLEGPPLPIYDFDLEELVEAGVDASIFSEVEGLRVLPRPCPLLRGWACSVQPVKPYACLSYPLATEDEQAEAMASYDGEGLPRLIAPESCPAAARALRELEELSSSLGREPRPLELLEALTSARGKP is encoded by the coding sequence TTGAGCTCCGCCTCGGTCCGCGGCGAATCCCCCGACGAGGAGAGAAATGGAGCTGGAGGCGCCTTGGGACTCGACGACCTCAATAGAGCGGCGAAGCTCGGCCTGAGGGGCGATCCCCGCGAGCTCAGGCGCGTGCTAGAGCGGCTGGAGCGATACGAGTTCCTACCCCAGATCAAGTTCGCCGCCTACGCGCTCGTCGCGCAGTTCTACATGAACACCTCGCCCTCCACGCCCTCCGAGTGCGAGGCGTGCGGCGCTCGGTGCTGCCTCGAGGGCCCCCCGCTCCCGATCTACGACTTTGACCTCGAGGAGCTAGTCGAGGCGGGGGTAGACGCGAGCATCTTCTCGGAGGTCGAGGGACTTAGAGTCCTGCCGCGCCCCTGCCCCCTCCTGCGCGGGTGGGCCTGCTCCGTGCAACCGGTCAAGCCCTACGCTTGTCTGTCCTACCCCTTGGCCACCGAGGACGAGCAGGCCGAGGCCATGGCCTCGTACGATGGAGAGGGGCTCCCGAGGCTGATCGCCCCCGAGAGCTGCCCGGCCGCCGCTCGAGCGCTGAGGGAGCTCGAGGAGCTCTCCTCCTCGCTCGGCCGCGAGCCGAGGCCGCTGGAGCTCCTGGAGGCGCTGACGTCAGCGCGCGGGAAACCGTAA
- a CDS encoding FkbM family methyltransferase has protein sequence MKALAPRPPLALLRAATPLLRAVGARSIALSVRFSGHGLRFSIPTSWLPEVLESVEHVLLDADYFQLPWSIPRPGWRVVDAGASLGLYSAAARALGGARAELTALEPNPFALGYLRTNLELNGLSPASAAPLALCGRRGRRALYVGRYGSVSSLSREHVERYTEVVAELEVVCVELGALLRRLGPVDLLKMDVEGAELEVLEGSRRELRLVERLVVEVHEDEVDPSDVERLLEEEGFGELALYAPPSSPDQLVLYAKR, from the coding sequence GTGAAAGCTCTCGCTCCCCGGCCCCCGCTCGCGCTTCTCCGGGCCGCCACTCCTCTCCTGAGGGCCGTCGGAGCTCGGAGCATAGCTCTCAGCGTCAGGTTCTCGGGCCACGGGCTCAGATTCTCGATCCCGACCTCGTGGCTCCCCGAGGTGCTCGAGAGCGTCGAGCACGTGCTCCTCGACGCCGATTACTTCCAGCTGCCCTGGTCCATTCCGCGGCCGGGCTGGAGGGTCGTGGACGCGGGGGCCTCGCTGGGCCTCTACTCGGCCGCTGCCCGAGCCCTCGGGGGAGCCCGGGCGGAGCTGACGGCGCTCGAGCCGAACCCCTTCGCCCTCGGCTACTTGAGGACCAATCTGGAGCTGAACGGCCTGAGCCCGGCCTCCGCGGCGCCTCTGGCCCTCTGCGGGAGGAGGGGCAGGAGGGCCCTCTACGTCGGACGCTACGGCTCCGTGAGCTCTCTCTCGAGAGAGCACGTCGAGCGCTACACGGAAGTCGTCGCGGAGCTCGAGGTGGTCTGCGTCGAGCTCGGCGCGCTGCTCAGAAGGCTTGGCCCCGTGGACCTGCTGAAAATGGACGTAGAGGGGGCGGAGCTCGAGGTCCTCGAGGGCTCGCGCCGGGAGCTGAGGCTGGTCGAGAGGCTCGTCGTCGAGGTTCACGAGGACGAGGTAGACCCCTCCGACGTCGAGAGGCTGCTCGAGGAAGAGGGCTTCGGCGAGCTCGCCCTCTACGCCCCGCCGAGCTCCCCCGACCAGCTCGTGCTCTACGCCAAGAGATGA
- a CDS encoding Clp1/GlmU family protein: protein MTAPGGRVTLSGYYLAEGPLRLKVVRGLVEVTGKTLEPGSEVVVPAAKATLVETAESEAEVEVRGGSMSKCESSTVPPEWRSFIEELASEKRGLTLLVGPVDSGKTFLATYAANKLMGYSIRVSVIDGDVGQSSIGPPTTVGLGVLESQVAFLEEVEPRAMYFVGSTSPAGHLLPTLVGIAMLREIGSSLSDSVLVDTPGLVFGGPARALHYHLAESLRPTRVALLQHSRELEHLAKLLKSVGVDVLALPASPYARRRSREERRVLRERAFFNYFARRGARELRVDLKRVPLLGSFIGSGEEAPDELRRLVEETLRCRVSYCELSTDSLVVVTDGERSSASREALERLKASLERGEQGPERVVRVLKRGFEEGLVVGLLERGGLCVEVGVLRKLDLGERAAIVLTPLGSLDRVTALRLGSVRLDSNLREVERLDPGFA from the coding sequence ATGACCGCTCCGGGAGGCAGAGTGACGCTCTCCGGCTATTACCTGGCCGAGGGGCCGCTGAGGCTGAAGGTCGTCCGCGGACTCGTCGAGGTGACGGGCAAGACGCTAGAGCCCGGCTCCGAAGTGGTCGTGCCGGCGGCCAAGGCCACGCTCGTCGAGACCGCGGAGAGCGAGGCCGAAGTCGAGGTGAGGGGGGGCTCTATGTCTAAGTGCGAATCCTCCACGGTGCCCCCGGAGTGGCGCTCCTTCATCGAGGAGCTCGCCAGCGAGAAGAGGGGGTTGACGTTGCTGGTGGGACCGGTCGACAGCGGCAAGACGTTCCTCGCGACGTACGCGGCAAATAAGCTCATGGGCTACTCGATAAGGGTCTCAGTGATCGACGGGGACGTGGGCCAGTCCAGCATAGGTCCCCCGACCACGGTCGGTCTGGGCGTCCTCGAGTCGCAGGTGGCATTCCTCGAGGAGGTGGAGCCTAGAGCGATGTACTTCGTGGGCTCCACGTCGCCTGCCGGACACCTGCTCCCGACGCTAGTTGGGATCGCGATGCTGCGCGAGATAGGCTCGAGCCTGAGCGACTCCGTGCTCGTGGACACGCCGGGCCTCGTCTTCGGGGGGCCCGCTCGAGCCCTCCACTATCACTTGGCTGAGAGCTTGAGGCCCACGAGAGTGGCTCTCCTTCAACACTCGCGCGAGCTCGAGCATTTGGCTAAGCTCCTTAAGAGCGTCGGCGTCGACGTGCTCGCGCTGCCGGCCTCTCCTTACGCGCGTAGGAGGAGCAGAGAGGAGCGCAGAGTTCTACGAGAGAGAGCGTTCTTCAATTACTTCGCGAGGAGGGGGGCGCGCGAGCTGCGCGTGGACCTGAAGCGCGTTCCTCTCTTGGGGTCTTTCATTGGGAGCGGCGAGGAGGCTCCCGATGAGCTGCGCCGGCTCGTCGAGGAGACGCTGAGGTGCCGCGTCAGCTATTGCGAGCTATCTACGGACTCTCTCGTCGTCGTAACAGATGGCGAGAGGAGCTCGGCGAGTCGCGAAGCCCTCGAGAGGTTGAAGGCGTCGCTCGAGCGCGGCGAGCAGGGCCCCGAGAGAGTAGTGAGGGTCCTGAAGAGGGGCTTCGAGGAGGGTCTCGTGGTCGGGCTCTTGGAGCGCGGAGGCCTCTGCGTAGAGGTCGGGGTGTTGAGGAAGCTGGACCTCGGCGAGCGAGCGGCGATCGTGTTGACCCCGCTCGGCTCGCTAGATCGCGTGACCGCGCTCAGGCTCGGGAGCGTCAGGCTCGACAGCAATTTGCGCGAGGTCGAGAGGCTGGATCCTGGCTTCGCGTGA